The Abditibacteriota bacterium region TGGCTGGGCGCTCCGCTGCTGGATATGGGCTACACCGTCTTCGGCATCACCTACAGGCTGGCCCCGAAGCATCCCTTCCCCGCCCAGATAGAGGACTGCAAGAGCGCCGTGCGGCACATCAGGGCCAACGCCAAAAAATACAACATCGACCCCCGCAGGATAGTGTCCTACGGCGGCTCTGCCGGCGGACATCTGGCCAGCCTGCTGGGAGTGCTCCCGGACGGAGTCTTCGAGGGCAAGGGCCCCAATCAAAAGTATTCTTCCCGGGTCAACCTGGTCATCAGCAACGTGGGGCCGGAGGACATGGAGTTCTTCCTGCCTCTTACGGGCAGAGTGGCTCTCCGGGACGACGGCTTTCACTGGCTCTTTGACGGCACCAAGGAGGGCTGGGATTATTGGGTGCCCAGATCCAGCCCCATCAACTACGTGACCCGTGACTCGGCGCCTCATCTGCTGCTCTACGGCGGCAGCGACGATCTGGTCTACGCCGCTCAGGGCGAGCTGTTTCACAACAAAATGAAGGCTGCCGGCGCCAAAAGCGAGATATATATCTGCCCCGGCTCCTGGCACATATTGCCCGGAGACTTTCTGATGGCTCATATACCCGCTTTTCTGGAACGCCATTTCGGCAAGCAGTAGGTGAACTATGTCTGAGAAAAAGCTTGTAATGGACAGCGACGACTTCCGCCGCTGTATCTGCAGAATGAGCTACGAGATCCTGGAAAAAAACAGGGGCTCCGGCGAGATAGCGTTGCTGGGTATCCAGAAAAAGGGCGTGTTTATGGCCAACCGACTGGCGGAGCAGATAAACCGCATCGAGAATACCACCATCAAGCAGGGCTCTATCAACATAGCCATGTATCGTGACGACTACGGGACCCGGACGGCGAAGACCATAGGCCCTTCCCACATACCCTTTTCGGTGGACGGGAAGATCATCATCATAGTGGACGACGTGCTGTTTACCGGGCGCTCCTTCAGGGCTGCCATCGAAGCCATATTTGACATGGGCCGCCCAGCCGCCATACAGCTGGCCGTGATGGTGGACAGAGGCCACCGGGAGCTGCCTATCCAGGCGGACTTTATCGGCCGACGGATCCCCACCTCCAAGGCAGAGCAGGTGGAGGTGGTCTGGACGGAAGAAGAAGGACCTGATTCGGTGTATATTATAAAGGATTGATAAAAGGGAACGCTTATGTCACTGTCTTCAAAGCATATTCTTGATCTGCAATCCCTGCCCAGGGAGGATATAGAGCTGATACTGGACACCGCCGAGGGCCAGAAGGAGATACTGGACAGGCCCGTAAAAAAGGTCCCCATCCTGAGAGGCAAGTCCATCTGTACTTTTTTTATAGAAAATTCCACACGGACCAAGTGCAGCTTTGAGATAGCGGCCAAAATGCTTTCCGCAGACGTGACCTCCATATCCAAGGTGGGCAGCAGCCTCAACAAGGGGGAGTCCTTCAAGGATACCCTTCTTACCCTGGAAGCCATGGGGGTGGATATGTTTATCATACGCCACAGCATCTCCGGCAGCCCCTATTACGCCACAAAGATAGTGAAGAGCCACATAGTCAACGCCGGCGACGGCATGCACGCTCATCCCACCCAGGGCCTGCTGGACCTGCTGAGCATCAGGGAAAGGATGGGCGTCATCGAAGGCCTGACGGTGGTGATCGTGGGAGACATATATCACTCCCGTGTGGCCCGGTCCGATATATGGGGCCTTGCCAAGATGGGCGCCAGGGTGCGGGTATGCGCTCCCGAGACCCTGATACCGGCAGAGCTGAAGCGTTTCCCCTGCGAGATCTACACGGACCTGAAAGAGGCTGTCCGGGGAGCGGACGTGATCAATATGCTGAGAGTGCAGACCGAGCGTATGCATTCGGGCTTTTTCAGCGGCACCAGGGAATACAACTACTTTTATGGTCTGGACTCCGGTATATTGGAGGACTACGCGCCCAAGGCGGTGGTCATGCATCCGGCTCCCATCAACAGGGGAGTAGAAATATCGTCCGAGGTGGCCGACAGCTCCAGGAGCATCATAGTCAGACAGGTCACCAACGGCGTGGCTGTCAGGATGGCTATACTGTATCTGCTGCTGGGACATCAGGAATAAGGGGTGTATATGAATATTCTTTTCAAGGGCGGAACGCTGGTGAGCCCCGCCGACGGCATCAACGGGCCCGCCGATATAGCGGTCATAGACGAAAGACCTGCGCTGGATATCAAAGGAGCCTCCTTTGACGAGGTGATCGACTGCTCCGGCAAATACGTGACGCCGGGCTTTGTGGATATTCACGTCCATATGCGGGATCCCGGCTACGAATACAAGGAAGACGTGTATTCGGCAGCCTGTGCGGCTGCCGCCGGAGGCGTCACCACCATAGTGGGCATGCCCAATACTAAGCCTGCTCCCGACAACAAGGCCGTGGTAAGATACGTGCTGGAGAAGGGCAGGAGCGCTGCGGTCAACGTGCTGTGCGCCGGCTCCGTGTCCAAAGGCAACGCCAACGAGATACTGTCCGAGATGGGCGAGATGGCCGAGGCCGGGGCGTGCTGCGTCAGCGACGATGCTTTTCCCGTGCAGGATGCGGGCTTTATGAGAAGGATCATGGAATACGCCGCTACCTTTGGTCTGCCGGTGCTGGTCCATTCGGAGGACAAGAGCCTGACCTCCGACGCCACAGCCAACGAGGGCTACGTCAGCTCCCTCCTGGGCCTGAGACCCTGGCCCAGGGAAGCGGAGGAGATTATGATCTTCCGCAACGCCCTGCTGTCCATGCTCACGGGCTGCAGAGTG contains the following coding sequences:
- the pyrR gene encoding bifunctional pyr operon transcriptional regulator/uracil phosphoribosyltransferase PyrR yields the protein MSEKKLVMDSDDFRRCICRMSYEILEKNRGSGEIALLGIQKKGVFMANRLAEQINRIENTTIKQGSINIAMYRDDYGTRTAKTIGPSHIPFSVDGKIIIIVDDVLFTGRSFRAAIEAIFDMGRPAAIQLAVMVDRGHRELPIQADFIGRRIPTSKAEQVEVVWTEEEGPDSVYIIKD
- a CDS encoding dihydroorotase — protein: MNILFKGGTLVSPADGINGPADIAVIDERPALDIKGASFDEVIDCSGKYVTPGFVDIHVHMRDPGYEYKEDVYSAACAAAAGGVTTIVGMPNTKPAPDNKAVVRYVLEKGRSAAVNVLCAGSVSKGNANEILSEMGEMAEAGACCVSDDAFPVQDAGFMRRIMEYAATFGLPVLVHSEDKSLTSDATANEGYVSSLLGLRPWPREAEEIMIFRNALLSMLTGCRVHFQHVTTRGGADIIRDAKRRGAPITAETCPQYLTLTDEALMGYDTNARVNPPLRTEEDRQALIRAVMDGTIDVIATDHAPHAIEEKDTEFDNALSGMTGLETAVSLCLDELHHRHGMSISDIVDRYCAAPARVIGSSQGSFGGQQLADLCVLDTEYEYVIDPSRMKSKSRNTPFGGRKVRGAVMLTVAKGNIVYRREA
- a CDS encoding aspartate carbamoyltransferase catalytic subunit; amino-acid sequence: MSLSSKHILDLQSLPREDIELILDTAEGQKEILDRPVKKVPILRGKSICTFFIENSTRTKCSFEIAAKMLSADVTSISKVGSSLNKGESFKDTLLTLEAMGVDMFIIRHSISGSPYYATKIVKSHIVNAGDGMHAHPTQGLLDLLSIRERMGVIEGLTVVIVGDIYHSRVARSDIWGLAKMGARVRVCAPETLIPAELKRFPCEIYTDLKEAVRGADVINMLRVQTERMHSGFFSGTREYNYFYGLDSGILEDYAPKAVVMHPAPINRGVEISSEVADSSRSIIVRQVTNGVAVRMAILYLLLGHQE
- a CDS encoding alpha/beta hydrolase, which translates into the protein MRILLLVLVMVLAAGICQAQDKKYIEEKGIVFDRQDDVDLIMDMKTLDDGRKNKPCCVAIHGGGWAGGGIEDSNWLGAPLLDMGYTVFGITYRLAPKHPFPAQIEDCKSAVRHIRANAKKYNIDPRRIVSYGGSAGGHLASLLGVLPDGVFEGKGPNQKYSSRVNLVISNVGPEDMEFFLPLTGRVALRDDGFHWLFDGTKEGWDYWVPRSSPINYVTRDSAPHLLLYGGSDDLVYAAQGELFHNKMKAAGAKSEIYICPGSWHILPGDFLMAHIPAFLERHFGKQ